Within the Zea mays cultivar B73 chromosome 10, Zm-B73-REFERENCE-NAM-5.0, whole genome shotgun sequence genome, the region ATTGCCTTCCCTAGccagaaaaaataaataaatagtaaaTATGGTCAAAAAATAGTGAACCTTGGCATGGAGTCATGTTTTGGTCTTAGTTGCTTAAGGTAAAAAATTCAGAGGATTATGAAAAAGTGTGAATGTAGGTCCTTCACAAACGGACACATCTCTCACTAAGTTTCGGGACATTGAACTACAAATCCAAAGTTTGAGCTACATTTCTTACTTTTTTTGTTTTTTCCCCTTGAAAAGTATACCTTTTGTTCATCTAACCtttacaaacttacttcatgcaTAGGTGTCCATTTTTAGGATTATTTACTAATTTCTGTGGTTTAATTGCCTTCCCTAGccagaaaaaataaataaatagtaaatatggtcacaaaatagtgaaacttggcatggagtcatgTTTTGGTCTTAGTTGCTTAAGGTAAAAAATTCAGAGGATTATGAAAAAGTGTGAATGTAGGTCCTTCACAAACGCACACATCTCTCACTAAGTTTCGGGACATTGAACTACAACTCCAAAGTTTGAGCTACATTTCTTAATTTTTTTGTTTTTCCCCTTGAAAAGTATACTTTTTGTTCATCTAACCtttacaaacttacttcatgcaTAGGTGTCCATTTTTAGGATTATTTACTAATTTCTGTGGTTTAATTGCCTTCCCTAGccagaaaaaataaataaatagtaaaTATGGTCAAAAATAatgaaacttggcatggagtcatgTTTTGGTCTTAGTTGCTTAAGGTAAAAAATTCAGAGCATTATGAAAAAGTGTGAATGTAGGTCCTTCACAAACGGACACATCTCTCACCAAGTTTCGGGACATTGAACTACAACTCCAAAGTTTGAGCTACATTTCTTACTTTTTTTGTTTTTTCCCCTTGAAAAGTATACCTTTTGTTCATCTAACCTTTACAAACTTCATGCATAGGTGTCCATTTTTAGGATTATTTACTAATTTTTGTGGTTTAATTGCCTTCCCTAGccagaaaaaataaataaatagtaaatatggtcaaaaaatagtgaaacttggcatggagtcataTTTTGGTCTTAGTTGCTTAAGGTAAAAAATTCAGAGCATTATGAAAAAGTGTGACCACAAAAAAAAGGTGCCCGAGAAGGGTCGAACCAAGCACCTTGTACACCATGCAACTAACATAAACCACTGCGCCATGTGTATGTCACAGTAAATCTAACAAAGGAAATTTATTTAACCGATCAAAGTTCTGCAGATTCAAGCATAAGTTCAATCTGCATGCTCTGTTCCACTGCCTTTACGCAAGAACGACTGACCCGACCCGACGGAGATCATAGAGTATCAGATAGGAAGAAGTGTCAGTCCAGATCAAGCTATATGTGTGCTCCACTGCTGGTACACTGCTAGTTCTACATCCTACAGCAGCTGCTTCAGTTCCAGTTCCTACCGcgagtggagtggagtggagtgCCTGTCCTGGGCTGGGCGCTCCAGCAGTTGGTCATCAGCTAGATGAACCTGGCATACAAAAGCCTGCAAAATTTAGATAAACCTGGCAAACATAAGTTCAATATTAACTCTCCTCAGCCAATCTGCACCGTAAAAGTGCAATCTGCACCGAGCACATTGAACAAGTAAAAATGAGAGAAATGAGAGAAACATTGAAAAAGTGCCTGCAATTTGCAGATGAAACATTCAGCACATTTTCAAACATTCAGTCTGCAGAACTCAGCACAGTTTCAAACATTCAGTCTGCAGAACTCAGCACAGTTTAATGACATTTAGTCTGAAGCAGCAGGTTCAAACATTTAGTTATTCAGTTTAATGACATTCAGTCTGAACTCAGCACAGTTTGATGACATGACAGTACCAAATTCAGCTAAATCTCAGCTACAAGTCCGCAACGAGCCTTTTCTTGATTTTTGCCTTCTTCATAACCTTGGTCGTTGTATTCTTCGTTGGACTGTCTTCAGTTGTACGCGCAACCTCTTTTCCTCTCTTCCTTTTATTTTCCCTACACAAAACATGAAAATAGTAAATAATCATGTGAATTTTAGAAACTTGAAAAAATAAAGTATATTTTAGATGAATATAACCTTGACGAGGCAGCAATGGAGGGCAGCACCAAAGCAAGGTCGGAGGGCTCTACCATAGCAAGACCAACAGAGGAGGGCACGATAGAAGCATCAGAGGAGGGCACGATAGAAGCAGCAAAATAACAAGATCTGAACTCAACATGACCATTATTCATAAAACCATGATCTGAATTGAACATGGTCCATCCAAATAAATATTTCAAGTTACATTCACAATTAAATGGCAGAAAATACTACAGCCTATCCAAATAAATATTACAAGTGTCATTTCACAACTAAATATCAGTAGTATCAGCTATTCGTCATCACTGTCAACATCATTTGTAGCACCTTCTTCGGCTTCGCTGCAATACTCCAAAATTGTAtcgtcatcatcttcttcttcactATCACTCCCATACACTTTTTGGCCATTTTCTTGTACCAATTGAGCAATTTCAGCAGCTTCAAAAATAAGACCTTGTTCATCATCTCTACTTAAAGGCTTCTCATATATATTATCGGAAACTGCTTGTCGACTAGCATTCTCTTCACAACACTCATTTTCTTGATATGCAGGAGCATTATGTTGTGCAACATCATTTTCACTCACATTATAAAGATGTCTATGGTCAAATGTCTGAACAACATGCCAATTTTTACCCAATTTTGTGTCCGCCAAATAGAAGACCTTCCTAGCTTGAGTGGCTAGAATATAGGAATCATTCTTGTACCATAGACTTCCAAAGTTGATGCTTTTAAAAAAGCCATCATCTTTAAGCTCAGTCCTCCCGTCTAGTTTAAACCAGTCACATTTAAACAAAACTACTGATCTCTCATCAAGGTTATGCTCTAACTGAATGATCTCTCTTAAGGTTCCAAAAAAAATCAATTTCTTGACCGTTATGAGTACCTTGTGTCATTACTCCACTATTTTGTGTCTTTCGATGCTTGTCACGGTCACTAGTGTTAAACCGCACACCATTCACTATGCGTGAGGAGTATTTTCGAACTCTGAAATCAGGACCACAAGCCAAGGAAAATAGATCATCATCAGCCTCTTCTTGATTTATATTCCGCATTCTGAGGATCTGCCACATGCAACACATAAATCAGATTCTATAGTGCAAAAATAGCATAAAAAGATATGGATTAAAACTAACATGGGTTCTGAACCAAGTCTGGAATCCTTGTCGCAATGTTCTTTCAATGTTAGGCATGCCATCTCTCTCTAATTCATCTCTGAACATTCTGCAATTTGGAAAAAAGATAACATGTGTTCAATCCAATGATGTCCAGTAAAAAGTACAAAGATAGTAAAGAGCATACCTCATATATTTGTCAACCTGACTACAATTGTTCAGAACATACCATACCATTTGATCAATGGCACTATCATCATACACTAGTTCAGGCGCAGAGGTAAAATTAACTCCATGCCCAAAAACATCAACAGTATAGGCTTCCTCATTAGAAAACCCTTTATTTCTTGGTTCCCGATTAAATTTTGTTTCAACATCATCCATGTATTTAGAGCAAAATGTCAAGCACTCGTCCGCAATATATGCCTCAGCGATTGAGCCTTCCGGTCGTGCCCTGTTCCTCACATAGCGCTTCAAAGTATACAATCGCCTTTCAATTGGGTACATCCAACCATAATGCACAGGACCTCGCAATAATGCCTCATCAGGTAGATGCACAGCTAGATGCACCATCACATCAAAGAAAGCTGGGGGAAATATTTTCTCGAGCTTCACCAAAATTATTGGAATTTCTTTCCTCATTTCAGCCAACACATCCTTTTTAAGAGTTCTGCTGCACAATTCCCTAAAAAATTTCCCCAGATCCGCTAGTGCTTCATAAATATCCTTGTCCAAAAATCCTCTCATGGCAACTGGTAATATTCTTTGCAAAAGAATGTGACAATCATGTGTTTTAAGCCCTTGTAATTTGGTTCCCTCAGCATTTAAACATCTTGATATGTTGGATGCAAATCCATCTGGAAACTTCACCTCCCGCAAAAAATCACAAAAGGCCTTCTTATATTCTGTGGGCAAGGTATATCTTGCATAAGGCATCTCACATGAATCTACATTCCCTCTAAAATGCAACTCCTTTCTAATACCCATATCTTTCAGATCAAGCCTAGCTTTAATTGTATCCTTTGTCTTCCCGGGTATATTGAGAATAGTCCCAATCAAGTTTTCACATATGTTTTTCTCAATGTGCATGATATCAAGATTATGTCTCAGTTTCAAATTCTTCCAATATGGTAACTTCCATAAACTAACCATCCAACTCCAAATTACCACATGATCCTTGTCCAAATTAGAACGTTTCCTTTTCCTACTTCCTTGTTGCTTCCTAGGCCTAACATGT harbors:
- the LOC103641416 gene encoding uncharacterized protein: MEESNFMMALLIPGPTSPGKDFDIFLEPLIEDLLELWTGVPTYDALTGQKFNLRAAVLWCIHDYPALGTLSGRKTKGFFACIHCDKQSLSYSLRSKIGYFGHFRFLPVGHRLRKNNEFVGLHESNDPPGKFSMEELMAELERVKHVRPRKQQGSRKRKRSNLDKDHVVIWSWMVSLWKLPYWKNLKLRHNLDIMHIEKNICENLIGTILNIPGKTKDTIKARLDLKDMGIRKELHFRGNVDSCEMPYARYTLPTEYKKAFCDFLREVKFPDGFASNISRCLNAEGTKLQGLKTHDCHILLQRILPVAMRGFLDKDIYEALADLGKFFRELCSRTLKKDVLAEMRKEIPIILVKLEKIFPPAFFDVMVHLAVHLPDEALLRGPVHYGWMYPIERRLYTLKRYVRNRARPEGSIAEAYIADECLTFCSKYMDDVETKFNREPRNKGFSNEEAYTVDVFGHGVNFTSAPELVYDDSAIDQMVWYVLNNCSQVDKYMRMFRDELERDGMPNIERTLRQGFQTWFRTHILRMRNINQEEADDDLFSLACGPDFRVRKYSSRIVNGVRFNTSDRDKHRKTQNSGVMTQAAEIAQLVQENGQKVYGSDSEEEDDDDTILEYCSEAEEGATNDVDSDDE